A stretch of Methanosarcinales archaeon DNA encodes these proteins:
- the hisF gene encoding imidazole glycerol phosphate synthase subunit HisF, which produces MLTKRIIPCLDVTLDEAGGCVVKGIEFVDLRRAGDPVELAKEYNSQGADELVFLDITASHEGRSTMIDVIERTADEVFIPLTVGGGINTIQDIKDILRSGADKVSINTAAIKDPSLIERSSKVFGSQCIVTAIDCRRNTDIGDDADKRIISLEDGTPAWYEVVIYGGRTPTGIDAVLWAEQAESLGAGEILLTSMNRDGTYDGYDIPITRTISDSVNIPVIASGGASGPEHMYDAFVDGHADAALAASIFHFGEYTVDDTKEYLNKRNVSVRLVL; this is translated from the coding sequence ATGCTTACTAAACGTATCATACCATGTCTGGACGTAACCCTGGACGAGGCAGGCGGTTGTGTTGTTAAGGGAATCGAATTCGTAGACCTGCGGCGGGCAGGCGATCCGGTCGAGCTTGCCAAGGAGTATAACAGCCAGGGGGCAGATGAACTTGTCTTTTTGGACATTACTGCATCTCACGAAGGCCGGTCGACAATGATCGATGTGATAGAACGTACAGCCGATGAGGTATTTATTCCTCTGACAGTGGGTGGCGGGATTAACACGATCCAGGATATTAAGGATATTCTCCGGTCAGGGGCAGATAAAGTTTCAATCAATACGGCTGCAATAAAAGATCCTTCATTAATTGAGAGATCGTCAAAGGTCTTCGGCTCACAGTGTATTGTAACAGCTATTGATTGCCGTAGAAATACAGATATCGGGGATGATGCTGACAAGAGGATTATCTCTCTTGAAGATGGTACACCTGCCTGGTATGAGGTGGTGATATATGGTGGGCGGACTCCTACAGGTATTGATGCAGTTTTATGGGCTGAACAGGCAGAAAGTCTGGGTGCCGGTGAGATCTTACTGACAAGTATGAACAGGGATGGGACCTATGATGGATATGATATCCCAATTACACGGACTATTTCTGATAGTGTGAATATTCCTGTTATAGCATCAGGAGGGGCATCAGGACCTGAACACATGTATGATGCATTTGTGGATGGGCATGCTGATGCGGCGCTTGCGGCCAGTATATTTCATTTCGGGGAATATACGGTTGATGATACCAAGGAATATTTGAATAAGAGAAATGTATCTGTTCGTTTGGTACTTTGA
- a CDS encoding ATP-binding protein encodes MNIIFVGPHGIGKSHLSIGLAIKACKRRKRVMFYTAQELVDDLAKAKLMGHLGRELSKLGRIDLLVLDELGYMDLTKDSAKVERNKIIPAIIIDSQSGGFWGISPPQNPERLI; translated from the coding sequence ATCAACATAATTTTTGTCGGGCCACATGGTATTGGCAAATCGCACCTATCTATTGGCCTGGCGATAAAAGCCTGTAAGAGAAGAAAACGGGTTATGTTCTATACTGCTCAGGAACTTGTAGATGATCTGGCAAAAGCAAAATTAATGGGCCATCTTGGCCGAGAGTTATCCAAATTAGGACGGATCGATCTTTTAGTCTTGGATGAATTGGGATATATGGATCTAACAAAAGATAGTGCAAAAGTGGAGAGAAATAAAATAATACCGGCAATCATTATTGATTCACAGAGTGGAGGATTTTGGGGGATCAGTCCCCCCCAAAATCCGGAACGTTTGATTTAA
- the metG gene encoding methionine--tRNA ligase, whose protein sequence is MSDFPTDKPVLITCGLPYANGKCHIGHLRTYIPADIFVRSLQKQGQDTVFVCGSDTHGTPIVVSAEEAGTTPEELIERYHNHFDEVFKSLGIHFDFFGSTNGPVNHHRTTEIVNKLIENDKVYTKMIDLAYCKNCNRFLPDRYVEGICPYCESPARGDECDQGCGRHLEPGEIREPVCKICGNGAIYREQEHFFFKLSSFRNFLLDYLETLEGTANARNYAKEWVHSELKDWCITRNLEWGVKFPGNEDLVVYVWVDAPIGYISFTEEYCNNIGRDWKQIWQGDSSIIHFIGLDIAYHHCIFWPAMLSGADYSLPRSVVASGMVKIEDKTFSKSRGYVVWVNEDYLDHGFHPDLLRYYLASYTSHTKELNFSWKVFQEKVNNELVGSLGNFLYRTLHFTQKNFGSVPEQPVSAEVFNEIKETITKVVEAMDEYEFKKAIDSIMGLANYGNTYFQSNEPWHLIKNNPDTCASVVKDCLQIAKALVLLNEPVLPVKMKEAWTQLGIKSDVSELTYHEALKEIESGKSLPKPAILFEKIDDKKIDEMEAILNKRVAEARAKEQKPTNRVPEVTFDEFQKMDIRVGTVITAEPIKGSDKLLKLNVDIGEPKPRQVVAGIARTHKPEDLLERQIVLLANMKPAKLFGVESKGMILAADENGAILLQPERKTNNGTTVK, encoded by the coding sequence ATGTCAGATTTCCCAACCGATAAGCCTGTACTGATCACATGTGGACTGCCATATGCTAATGGCAAATGTCATATCGGGCACTTGCGCACTTATATCCCGGCTGATATTTTTGTCAGGTCATTACAAAAACAAGGACAAGATACAGTATTTGTCTGCGGTTCAGATACTCACGGCACACCCATAGTGGTAAGTGCCGAAGAAGCAGGTACAACCCCTGAAGAATTGATTGAAAGATACCACAACCACTTTGATGAAGTATTCAAGAGCCTGGGTATTCATTTCGATTTTTTTGGAAGCACTAACGGGCCTGTAAACCACCACCGTACAACTGAAATTGTCAATAAACTAATAGAAAATGATAAAGTATATACAAAAATGATCGATCTGGCATATTGCAAAAACTGCAATCGATTCCTGCCAGATAGATATGTGGAAGGCATCTGCCCCTATTGTGAATCACCTGCCAGGGGAGATGAATGTGACCAGGGTTGCGGGCGTCATCTCGAACCTGGGGAAATACGTGAACCTGTTTGCAAGATCTGCGGAAATGGAGCTATCTATAGAGAACAGGAACATTTTTTCTTTAAACTATCTTCATTCAGGAATTTCCTGCTCGATTACCTTGAGACACTGGAAGGCACTGCCAATGCCCGCAACTATGCTAAAGAATGGGTGCATTCCGAACTCAAGGATTGGTGCATTACCCGGAACCTGGAATGGGGTGTGAAATTCCCTGGAAATGAAGACCTTGTGGTTTATGTGTGGGTTGACGCACCCATCGGTTATATTTCATTTACTGAAGAATATTGCAATAACATTGGGCGGGACTGGAAACAGATCTGGCAGGGCGATTCCAGTATTATTCATTTTATCGGGTTGGATATAGCATATCATCACTGCATATTCTGGCCTGCCATGTTAAGTGGTGCTGACTATTCATTACCCAGGTCGGTAGTAGCTTCTGGCATGGTAAAGATAGAGGATAAGACCTTCAGTAAAAGCAGGGGATATGTGGTCTGGGTAAATGAAGACTACCTTGATCACGGCTTCCATCCGGACCTGCTGCGATATTACCTGGCCAGCTATACATCCCATACAAAGGAACTGAACTTTTCATGGAAGGTGTTCCAGGAAAAAGTCAATAACGAACTGGTGGGTTCACTGGGCAATTTCCTGTACCGTACACTTCATTTCACTCAAAAGAATTTTGGTTCAGTGCCTGAGCAGCCAGTCTCAGCCGAAGTATTTAATGAGATTAAGGAGACCATAACAAAAGTAGTGGAGGCCATGGATGAATATGAGTTTAAGAAAGCTATTGATAGCATAATGGGCCTGGCTAATTACGGTAATACGTATTTCCAATCCAACGAACCCTGGCACTTGATTAAGAATAACCCAGATACCTGTGCCAGTGTAGTAAAAGACTGCCTGCAGATCGCAAAGGCACTGGTATTGCTCAATGAACCTGTGTTGCCAGTGAAAATGAAAGAAGCATGGACGCAATTGGGAATTAAAAGTGATGTCAGCGAGCTTACATATCATGAAGCTCTGAAAGAAATTGAATCTGGAAAAAGCCTGCCCAAGCCTGCTATTCTGTTTGAGAAGATCGATGATAAAAAAATTGATGAGATGGAAGCTATTTTGAATAAAAGGGTGGCTGAGGCAAGAGCCAAAGAGCAAAAGCCCACAAACAGGGTTCCTGAAGTTACGTTTGACGAATTCCAAAAAATGGACATCAGGGTGGGAACAGTAATTACAGCAGAACCAATAAAAGGTTCAGATAAGCTACTAAAACTAAATGTTGATATCGGAGAGCCAAAACCAAGACAGGTGGTGGCGGGCATTGCCCGGACCCATAAGCCTGAAGATCTATTGGAGAGGCAAATCGTCTTATTGGCAAATATGAAACCTGCTAAATTATTTGGTGTGGAATCAAAAGGAATGATCCTGGCTGCTGACGAAAATGGAGCCATCTTACTGCAGCCGGAACGAAAAACAAATA
- a CDS encoding PGF-CTERM sorting domain-containing protein, whose amino-acid sequence MNKITTLTAVGFVVLLMLSVMPASAMKEVSRFESAGPIVNATNETTLGNNYTFFNANQLPMFYIDLDEITFNPETQGESLNITYDDETTIAEDGFTYLSTAWTDENGRKNIAWLGEKYLAIGEDVTKLSKYLVDFESDETITLRQGDVWDIGEGFTIVVQDIDVNGEQVWMVMEQDGSPVEDIIASPAGVAGSLAGWGYYNDTLAGESDVVIAKIHVEKVFAGMSANMVKIDDAEIISTDVLELDEDKYFGLEFTDTANTLQLKEQDGTTSITRGNTKEMIPNFLSIRVGDTKSTEPVRFYIYKEVTTPGIYEQHGPIVNATEETSSGNNNTFFNANQLPMFYIDLDEITYSPESGEGESLNINYDDETTIAEDGFTYLSTAWTDENGRKNIAWLGEKYLAIGEDVTKLSKYLVDFESDETITLRQGDVWDIGEGFTIVVQDIDVNGEQVWMVMEQDGSPVEDIIASPAGVAGSLAGWGYYNDTLAGESDVVIAKIHVEKVFAGMSANMVKIDDAEIISTDVLELDEDKYFGLEFTDTANTLQLKEQDGTTSITRGNTKEMIPDFLSIRVGDTKSTEPVRFYIYNEVQVGEPGIITTVKPTPVVTVDINATEVATTGATAIIDTTEKPTVVVTEKPTKEPGFEAVFAIAGLLAVAYLVLRKRE is encoded by the coding sequence ATGAATAAAATTACAACACTAACTGCTGTTGGTTTTGTAGTATTGCTGATGTTGTCAGTAATGCCTGCAAGTGCCATGAAAGAGGTTAGTCGTTTTGAAAGTGCTGGTCCTATTGTCAATGCTACAAATGAAACTACGCTTGGCAATAACTATACTTTCTTCAATGCAAATCAATTACCTATGTTCTACATAGATCTGGATGAAATTACTTTTAATCCAGAAACCCAGGGCGAGTCTCTTAATATAACATATGACGACGAGACTACCATTGCAGAAGATGGTTTCACATATTTGTCTACAGCATGGACCGATGAAAACGGTCGGAAGAATATTGCATGGCTTGGTGAAAAATATCTGGCTATTGGTGAGGATGTTACTAAACTCAGCAAGTATCTAGTCGATTTCGAGTCAGATGAGACTATTACCCTGAGACAGGGCGATGTCTGGGATATTGGAGAAGGATTTACCATTGTTGTGCAGGATATTGACGTTAACGGTGAACAGGTCTGGATGGTTATGGAGCAGGATGGCAGTCCAGTTGAAGATATCATCGCATCACCGGCGGGTGTTGCTGGTTCTTTAGCTGGCTGGGGTTATTATAATGATACCCTTGCTGGCGAATCAGATGTAGTAATTGCCAAGATCCACGTGGAGAAAGTATTTGCCGGTATGTCAGCGAACATGGTCAAGATAGATGATGCTGAAATCATCAGCACTGATGTCCTCGAACTTGACGAAGATAAATACTTCGGATTAGAATTCACTGATACTGCAAACACTCTCCAGTTAAAGGAACAGGATGGTACAACCAGCATTACCCGCGGTAATACCAAGGAAATGATTCCTAATTTCCTGAGCATCAGAGTTGGTGACACAAAATCAACTGAACCGGTCAGATTCTATATCTACAAAGAAGTGACCACCCCAGGTATATATGAACAGCATGGTCCTATTGTCAATGCTACAGAAGAAACTTCTAGTGGCAATAACAATACTTTCTTCAATGCAAATCAGTTACCCATGTTCTACATAGATCTGGATGAAATTACTTATAGTCCAGAAAGTGGCGAAGGCGAGTCTCTTAATATAAATTATGACGACGAGACTACCATTGCAGAAGATGGTTTCACATATTTGTCTACAGCATGGACCGATGAAAACGGTCGGAAGAATATTGCATGGCTTGGTGAAAAATATCTGGCTATTGGTGAGGATGTTACTAAACTCAGCAAGTATCTAGTCGATTTCGAGTCAGATGAGACTATTACCCTGAGACAGGGCGATGTCTGGGATATTGGAGAAGGATTTACCATTGTTGTGCAGGATATTGACGTTAACGGTGAACAGGTCTGGATGGTTATGGAGCAGGATGGCAGTCCAGTTGAAGATATCATCGCATCACCGGCGGGTGTTGCTGGTTCTTTAGCTGGCTGGGGTTATTATAATGATACCCTTGCTGGCGAATCAGATGTAGTAATTGCCAAGATCCACGTGGAGAAAGTATTTGCCGGTATGTCAGCGAACATGGTCAAGATAGATGATGCTGAAATCATCAGCACTGATGTCCTCGAACTTGACGAAGATAAATACTTCGGATTAGAATTCACTGATACTGCAAACACTCTCCAGTTAAAGGAACAGGATGGTACAACCAGCATTACCCGCGGTAATACCAAGGAAATGATTCCTGATTTCCTGAGCATCAGAGTTGGTGACACAAAATCAACTGAACCAGTCAGATTCTATATCTATAATGAAGTTCAGGTAGGAGAACCTGGAATAATAACCACGGTTAAACCTACTCCAGTAGTAACTGTAGATATTAATGCCACAGAAGTAGCAACAACTGGTGCAACAGCAATAATTGACACAACAGAAAAACCAACTGTAGTTGTTACTGAGAAACCAACCAAAGAGCCTGGTTTCGAAGCAGTATTCGCAATTGCAGGTCTTCTGGCTGTAGCATATCTTGTACTGAGAAAGCGTGAATAA
- a CDS encoding nitroreductase, giving the protein MLDTIKSRRSIRKFSPLPVEDSIIRDILEAGRWAPSGLNNQPWRFIVIRDEGTANSLAECTRYGHIIQSAQLLIAVFLDRNAMYDYTKDTQACGAAIQNMLLAAHSSGLGAVWLGEILNKKEDVSHLLKAPDFLELMAVIAIGYPAGDAKASGNRRELSEIAFVEHFGTQWKKD; this is encoded by the coding sequence ATGCTTGACACAATAAAATCCCGCAGAAGTATCAGGAAATTTTCACCTCTTCCTGTAGAAGACAGTATAATCAGAGATATTTTAGAAGCAGGTCGATGGGCCCCGTCAGGTCTTAATAATCAACCCTGGCGTTTTATCGTGATCAGGGATGAAGGCACTGCCAACTCACTAGCTGAATGTACCAGGTACGGCCATATCATCCAGAGTGCACAGTTATTAATTGCTGTATTTCTTGACCGGAATGCCATGTATGATTATACCAAGGATACTCAGGCATGTGGTGCTGCCATACAGAATATGTTACTGGCAGCACATAGCTCAGGTCTGGGAGCTGTGTGGCTTGGTGAAATATTGAATAAGAAAGAGGATGTAAGCCATTTATTAAAAGCTCCGGATTTTCTGGAATTGATGGCTGTGATCGCAATTGGCTATCCAGCCGGTGATGCCAAAGCTTCAGGTAATCGTCGTGAGCTATCAGAGATCGCCTTTGTGGAACATTTTGGCACTCAATGGAAAAAGGATTAA
- a CDS encoding formylmethanofuran dehydrogenase subunit B, with protein MLIKDVLCPFCGCLCDDLAVEVDNNKVVDVQHACKIGSSKIMGHDRIKAPMMRDDKKGEFREVSYDEAINEAAKILANSKRPLLYGWASGVCEMMKKGVLLNEEVGGIIDNTASVCHGPSALGVHEKGMPTGTLGQFANRADVVVFWGCNPVQAHPRHMSRYSVFAKGFFATKARRGRKVIAIDVRKTDTAELADEYIQVNPGMDYIVMSALRAIIAEHADVVPDNVGGVPKEKLVEIAETLKNAKFGVIYFGMGLTQSRGKYKNIDNAVSLTTELNAFTKYSIIPMRGHYNVTGFGNVCAWETGFINAVDMSRGYPYYNPGETCSNDLLMREEIDAAFIIAGDAGAHFPAQSIARMGKVPVVQIDPFHNPTTEMANIVIPTKVSGVELEGTAYRMDGVSLRMRKLVDVDFPSDEEVLDKIIAKVCEIKGASA; from the coding sequence ATAGGTTCAAGCAAGATTATGGGCCACGACAGGATCAAGGCACCAATGATGCGGGACGATAAGAAAGGAGAGTTCAGGGAGGTCTCCTATGATGAAGCTATTAACGAGGCTGCCAAGATCCTTGCTAATTCCAAACGGCCGTTGTTGTACGGTTGGGCATCAGGTGTCTGCGAGATGATGAAAAAAGGTGTCCTGCTCAATGAGGAAGTGGGCGGTATCATAGACAATACCGCAAGTGTGTGTCATGGCCCTTCTGCCCTTGGCGTCCATGAAAAGGGAATGCCAACGGGTACGCTCGGCCAGTTTGCCAATAGGGCTGATGTGGTGGTATTCTGGGGTTGCAATCCGGTACAGGCCCATCCAAGGCACATGAGCAGGTATTCAGTATTTGCGAAAGGTTTCTTTGCTACCAAAGCCCGCAGGGGACGAAAAGTGATTGCAATTGATGTAAGAAAAACCGATACCGCTGAACTGGCCGATGAATATATCCAGGTAAATCCTGGAATGGATTATATCGTGATGTCTGCCCTCAGGGCCATTATTGCCGAGCATGCAGACGTGGTTCCAGATAATGTCGGTGGCGTTCCAAAAGAGAAATTGGTTGAGATTGCAGAGACGTTAAAGAATGCAAAGTTTGGTGTCATCTATTTCGGCATGGGTCTCACCCAGAGCCGTGGTAAGTATAAGAATATCGATAATGCGGTATCCCTGACCACTGAATTGAACGCCTTTACCAAGTACAGCATCATACCTATGAGAGGACATTACAATGTTACCGGTTTCGGCAATGTATGCGCATGGGAGACCGGGTTTATCAATGCGGTGGATATGTCAAGAGGTTACCCTTATTATAACCCGGGCGAGACCTGTTCCAACGACCTGTTGATGCGGGAAGAGATTGATGCCGCATTCATTATTGCAGGTGATGCAGGTGCTCATTTCCCTGCCCAGTCCATCGCACGGATGGGTAAGGTGCCAGTTGTACAGATAGACCCATTCCATAATCCAACAACGGAAATGGCAAATATCGTGATACCAACCAAGGTTTCTGGAGTGGAACTGGAAGGGACTGCGTACAGGATGGACGGTGTAAGTCTTCGGATGCGTAAACTGGTGGATGTTGATTTCCCTTCTGACGAAGAGGTGCTTGATAAGATAATTGCTAAGGTTTGTGAGATCAAGGGGGCTTCAGCATGA
- a CDS encoding formylmethanofuran dehydrogenase subunit C, with amino-acid sequence MQTVTLKPKEQFKISIQAEVVTPDNFAGKSDSEIGGLIAYEGNTPRPLSELFDIKVEGSADSADDVKIEIKGNVPRIKRIGEGMTAGRIIISGDVDMRCGAKMKGGIITISGNADSWVGQEMSGGEINVQGDAAYYVGAGYRGESCGMRGGKITVFGNANDFVGEHMCGGEIIIKGNAGILPGVSNKGGKIVIEGNTDMPGSEMTKGTIIVKGKVADLMPVYQREGIESIDGEEFIKYVGDVVVGGKGELFVR; translated from the coding sequence ATGCAGACAGTAACATTGAAACCAAAAGAGCAGTTCAAGATCTCCATCCAGGCCGAAGTAGTCACCCCAGATAATTTTGCGGGTAAAAGCGATAGTGAAATTGGTGGACTGATTGCATATGAGGGGAATACACCAAGACCCCTGTCTGAGCTATTCGATATCAAAGTTGAAGGCAGTGCTGACAGCGCTGATGATGTGAAGATAGAGATAAAAGGCAACGTGCCGCGGATTAAGCGCATCGGTGAAGGCATGACTGCCGGCCGGATAATTATCAGCGGTGATGTGGATATGAGATGCGGCGCCAAGATGAAGGGCGGTATCATCACAATATCTGGCAATGCTGATTCCTGGGTAGGCCAGGAAATGAGCGGCGGCGAGATCAATGTCCAGGGCGATGCAGCTTATTATGTAGGTGCAGGCTATCGCGGCGAGTCATGCGGAATGCGGGGCGGTAAGATCACTGTATTCGGTAATGCCAATGACTTTGTAGGCGAACACATGTGCGGCGGCGAGATCATCATCAAGGGCAATGCAGGTATTTTGCCGGGTGTGTCCAATAAGGGCGGTAAGATCGTGATCGAAGGTAATACCGATATGCCAGGCAGCGAGATGACAAAGGGTACCATTATCGTGAAAGGTAAAGTGGCCGATTTAATGCCAGTATACCAGCGCGAGGGCATTGAGTCTATTGATGGAGAGGAGTTCATCAAGTACGTGGGCGATGTGGTCGTGGGCGGCAAAGGCGAGCTTTTTGTCAGGTAG
- a CDS encoding formylmethanofuran dehydrogenase subunit A: protein MSELLIKNATVYDPINGINGDKMDIAVKDGKIVDSIGGGAQTIDAQGRLVYPGGVDAHTHIAGSKVNVGRIMRPEDSRSGIKPMTKITRPYTGYTVPNVYAMGYRYAEMGYTTAFEAAIPILKARHTHEELEEIPIIDKGGLTLFGSNWMVMDAIRENDLERLAAYVAWGLLASRGWGIKIVNPGGGEAWGFGKNVSGLDDPVPNFEVTPRQIIRSLAEANERMNLPHSIHLHCNNLGHPGNYETTLDSFDICKDIKPKRDRQALHVTHVMFNSFGGNNWGDVQSKADVIADYLNSHDHLTIDMGQMIFGSATTMTADGPVQYANARTFKARWANGDVELEDVSGVTPLYYSPQVYFYGMMWGIGQELALLTKDPWKVLLTTDHPNGGPFVNYPEVITLLMSKKKREEAISKIVPKAFEHCMIHTIDRELDWYDIAIKTRAGHAKVLGLIEQGKGHLGVGADADIAIYDIKPDETDATTEYDRVKAAFRKAAYTIKGGQIVVKDGEITATPMGRTYWVKTTVNNGGYDRMMEDLKMKFRQYYSVNMGNYMVQDEYVQHPVVVETEYAEV, encoded by the coding sequence ATGAGTGAACTACTGATCAAGAACGCAACAGTATACGATCCCATCAATGGGATCAACGGTGATAAAATGGATATTGCCGTTAAGGACGGTAAGATCGTGGACAGTATTGGAGGCGGTGCCCAGACCATAGATGCCCAAGGGCGGCTGGTCTACCCTGGTGGTGTGGATGCACATACCCATATTGCCGGCAGCAAGGTGAATGTGGGTCGGATCATGAGACCAGAGGATTCCCGCAGCGGTATCAAGCCCATGACCAAGATCACAAGGCCCTATACCGGATATACTGTACCCAATGTATATGCAATGGGATACCGGTATGCTGAGATGGGATATACTACGGCCTTCGAAGCTGCCATACCCATTCTTAAAGCCCGTCATACCCATGAAGAACTGGAAGAGATCCCCATCATTGATAAAGGCGGCCTGACACTGTTTGGCAGCAACTGGATGGTTATGGATGCTATCCGAGAGAATGATCTAGAGAGGCTTGCTGCATATGTAGCCTGGGGACTGCTGGCATCCCGGGGCTGGGGTATCAAGATCGTAAATCCTGGCGGCGGTGAAGCATGGGGTTTCGGCAAGAACGTATCCGGACTGGACGATCCCGTACCCAATTTTGAGGTTACTCCCAGGCAGATCATCAGGTCACTGGCAGAGGCCAATGAGCGGATGAATTTGCCTCATAGTATCCACTTGCACTGCAATAACCTGGGTCATCCTGGCAATTACGAGACAACACTGGACAGCTTTGACATTTGCAAGGACATTAAACCGAAACGAGACCGTCAGGCACTGCATGTCACCCATGTTATGTTCAATTCTTTTGGCGGTAACAACTGGGGTGACGTTCAGTCAAAGGCAGACGTAATTGCCGATTACCTGAATAGTCATGATCATTTGACCATCGATATGGGCCAGATGATATTCGGCTCTGCCACTACCATGACAGCAGACGGGCCCGTACAATATGCCAATGCCAGGACATTCAAGGCCAGGTGGGCCAACGGTGATGTGGAACTGGAAGATGTCTCTGGTGTTACTCCCCTGTACTACTCACCTCAGGTCTATTTCTACGGTATGATGTGGGGTATCGGTCAGGAACTGGCTCTGCTCACAAAGGATCCGTGGAAGGTGCTGTTAACCACTGACCACCCCAATGGAGGTCCCTTTGTGAACTATCCTGAGGTCATAACTCTGCTGATGAGCAAAAAGAAGCGAGAAGAGGCCATATCCAAGATCGTCCCGAAAGCCTTTGAACACTGCATGATCCATACTATTGACAGGGAACTGGACTGGTATGATATTGCCATCAAGACCAGAGCGGGCCATGCCAAAGTGTTGGGATTGATAGAACAGGGCAAAGGACACCTTGGTGTAGGTGCTGACGCCGATATTGCTATTTACGATATCAAGCCGGACGAGACAGATGCCACAACCGAATATGACAGGGTAAAGGCTGCGTTCAGGAAGGCTGCCTATACCATAAAGGGCGGCCAGATTGTGGTTAAGGACGGCGAGATCACAGCAACACCAATGGGCAGGACCTACTGGGTGAAAACAACAGTGAACAATGGTGGATATGATCGAATGATGGAAGATCTGAAGATGAAGTTCAGGCAATATTATTCTGTAAATATGGGTAATTACATGGTACAGGACGAGTATGTACAGCATCCGGTTGTAGTTGAGACAGAGTACGCGGAGGTGTGA